Proteins from a single region of Pyrus communis chromosome 6, drPyrComm1.1, whole genome shotgun sequence:
- the LOC137736794 gene encoding uncharacterized protein, with amino-acid sequence MRENRTPLKDQSRHVKLATPVPKKKIPKKSLNTVFSAVSEDEPVDNFKISVDSTPISECSKISVDYTPISVISDVDFTESMMLVPDPALLMPSETLLPSNVSLPPEASVNKDGLGNVSLSSGKSSEFDGSNFGSMEADIVERFLRQARTQVLNSEVDTKSKKILDALVDIVLEELHTSPAERDWVTELLSTKIYITMACLVLWIIALAVWVFGSGRRNTFRGPLPT; translated from the exons atgagagagaaccGAACACCGCTCAAGGACCAATCCCGACATGTGAAGCTCGCGACTCCCGTTCCCAAGAAGAAG ATTCCGAAGAAGAGCTTGAACACCGTCTTTTCTGCAGTTTCGGAAGACGAACCGGTGGATAATTTCAAGATTTCAGTGGATTCTACTCCGATTTCTGAGTGTTCCAAGATTTCAGTGGATTACACTCCGATTTCTGTGATTTCTGATGTGGATTTCACCGAG AGTATGATGCTGGTGCCGGATCCAGCTCTGTTGATGCCATCAGAGACATTGCTTCCATCCAATGTCTCACTGCCTCCGGAGGCCAGTGTCAATAAGGATGGACTGGGCAATGTCTCTCTAAGTAGTGGTAAATCAAGCGAATTTGATGGCTCGAACTTTGGTTCTATGGAGGCTGACATTGTGGAGAGATTTCTCAGGCAAGCGCGGACTCAGGTCTTGAATTCCGAGGTGGATACTAAATCTAAGAAGATTCTGGATGCGCTGGTTGACATTGTCTTAGAGGAGCTCCACACTTCACCTGCAGAGAGGGACTGGGTAACTGAACTTCTGTCGACAAAAATTTACATAACAATGGCGTGTTTGGTGCTCTGGATCATTGCATTGGCTGTCTGGGTGTTCGGCTCTGGACGCCGAAACACTTTTCGTGGACCTCTGCCAACTTGA
- the LOC137736795 gene encoding transcription factor bHLH147-like, whose protein sequence is MASTLISNAVATPERARDPSRRKKKKKIQSKQDHLHHQEPANSHTKWKSEAQQHLYSSKLLHALNQVSINPAPDSSAPAANSSASTSTPPRGRAVRETADRVLAVAAKGKTRWSRAILTSRLKIKFRQHKRQRSAAASGTGSTRPRKTKFSVQRLKGRGLPAVQKKVRVLGRLVPGCRKQPLPVILEEATDYIAALEMQVRAMSRLTQLLSGSTSGST, encoded by the coding sequence ATGGCGTCGACTCTGATTTCGAATGCCGTAGCCACCCCCGAACGAGCCCGGGATCCTTctagaaggaaaaagaagaagaaaatccaATCCAAACAAGACCACCTCCACCACCAAGAACCCGCCAACAGCCACACCAAGTGGAAGTCCGAGGCACAGCAGCACCTCTACTCCTCCAAGCTCCTCCACGCCCTCAACCAAGTCTCCATTAACCCCGCACCCGACTCCTCCGCCCCCGCCGCCAACTCCTCCGCTTCCACTTCTACTCCGCCACGCGGCCGAGCCGTTCGCGAGACTGCCGACAGAGTACTCGCCGTCGCAGCTAAGGGTAAGACCCGCTGGAGCCGCGCCATTCTCACCAGCCGCCTTAAAATCAAGTTCCGCCAGCATAAACGGCAGAGATCCGCCGCTGCGTCAGGGACCGGGTCGACCCGGCCCAGGAAGACCAAGTTCAGTGTTCAGCGGCTGAAAGGGAGGGGCTTGCCGGCCGTGCAGAAGAAAGTACGGGTTCTCGGCCGTTTGGTTCCCGGTTGCCGGAAACAGCCGTTGCCGGTGATTCTAGAAGAAGCGACTGATTACATCGCGGCTCTGGAGATGCAGGTCCGAGCCATGAGCCGGCTCACTCAGCTGCTCTCCGGTTCAACTTCCGGCTCCACTTGA
- the LOC137736796 gene encoding prefoldin subunit 3-like, with product MATESSSSSSAAVTERRGIPGAQFVEDVQTYLTQLGLDVNSALAFLQERLQQYKLVEMKLQAQQRDLQAKIPDIEKCLDVVATLQAKKGTGEELITDFEVSEGIYSRASIDDTDSVCLWLGANVMLEYSCEEATALLQKNLDNARASLEVLLADLQFLRDQVTITQVTIARVYNWDVHQRRLRQSSPKDL from the exons atggCTACGGAATCGTCATCATCGTCGTCTGCGGCGGTGACAGAGCGGAGAGGAATACCAGGAGCGCAGTTCGTAGAGGACGTGCAGACCTATCTCACTCAGTTAGGCCTCGACGTCAACTCTGCCCTCGCCTTTCTCCAAGAAAG ACTTCAGCAGTACAAATTGGTTGAAATGAAGCTTCAAGCTCAGCAGAGAGATCTTCAG GCAAAGATCCCTGATATTGAGAAGTGCTTAGACGTTGTTGCCACTTTGCAAGCCAAGAAGGGTACTGGTGAG GAACTTATTACAGATTTTGAGGTATCTGAAGGGATATATTCACGAGCTAGCATTGACGATACTGATTCAGTCTGTTTATGGCTGGGTGCGAATGTCATGTTGGAGTATTCTTGTGAAGAG GCTACTGCTCTTCTCCAAAAGAATTTAGACAATGCTAGAGCCAGTTTAGAAGTTCTTCTTGCTGATCTACAATTCTTGAGAGATCAAGTGACAATAACCCAG GTAACAATTGCTCGGGTGTACAACTGGGATGTTCATCAGCGCAGACTTCGACAATCTTCCCCTAAAGATTTGTGA